From Lolium perenne isolate Kyuss_39 chromosome 5, Kyuss_2.0, whole genome shotgun sequence, a single genomic window includes:
- the LOC127302448 gene encoding UDP-glucosyltransferase UGT13248 — translation MAAAASEHGSELHVLLLPYPSQGHINPILQFGKRLASHAGVRCTLAVTRFLLGQGRDPSPGAVHLAEISDGFDLGGFAEAAGDVTAYLARLDAVGSRTVDELLQFEAAQGRPVHAVVYDAFVQPWAPGVARRRGAACASFFTQAPAVNVAYAHAWAGRIKAPLVGEVPPGLPGLPAGLEPADLPTFLTVPDDCPAYLDLLVSQFVGLDAADHVLVNSFHELQPQESEYMASMWGAKTVGPTVPSAYLDNRLPDDVSYGFHLHTPTTATTKAWLDAQAPRSVAYVSFGSIAAPGPEHMAEVAEGLYNSGKAFLWVVRALETSKIPEGFADRAGERGLIVPWTAQLEVLAHPAVGCFVTHCGWNSTTEALGAGVPMVGMPQWSDQPTNVKYIEDVWRVGLHARQDDGGVVRREEVERCVRTVMEGERSEEYTRNALDWKKKARSAMGEGGSSDRNIAEFLRELRSRKSEQSSLPKHL, via the exons ATGGCTGCGGCTGCCTCAGAGCACGGCAGCGAGCTCCACGTCCTCCTGCTGCCGTACCCGAGCCAGGGCCACATCAACCCGATCCTCCAGTTCGGCAAGCGCCTCGCCTCCCACGCCGGCGTCCGGTGCACGCTCGCCGTCACGCGCTTCCTGCTCGGCCAGGGCCGAGACCCATCCCCAGGCGCCGTCCACCTCGCCGAGATCTCCGACGGCTTCGACCTTGGCGGCTTCGCCGAGGCCGCCGGAGACGTCACCGCCTACCTCGCCCGGCTGGACGCCGTCGGGTCCCGCACCGTGGACGAGCTGCTGCAGTTCGAGGCGGCGCAGGGCCGGCCCGTGCACGCCGTGGTGTATGACGCGTTCGTGCAGCCGTGGGCGCCAGGCGTGGCGAGGCGGCGCGGCGCCGCGTGCGCGTCCTTCTTCACGCAGGCGCCCGCCGTGAACGTGGCGTACGCGCACGCCTGGGCTGGGCGGATTAAGGCGCCGTTAGTCGGCGAGGTGCCGCCGGGGCTGCCCGGGCTGCCGGCCGGGCTCGAGCCGGCCGACCTGCCGACGTTCTTGACCGTGCCCGACGACTGCCCCGCCTACCTCGACCTGCTGGTGAGCCAGTTCGTGGGCCTCGACGCCGCCGACCACGTGCTCGTCAACTCCTTCCACGAGCTGCAGCCGCAG GAATCGGAGTACATGGCGTCGATGTGGGGCGCCAAGACGGTTGGTCCAACGGTGCCGTCGGCGTACCTCGACAACCGCCTGCCGGACGACGTCTCCTACGGCTTCCACCTCCACACCCCGACGACGGCCACGACGAAGGCGTGGCTGGACGCCCAAGCCCCGCGCTCCGTTGCGTACGTCTCCTTCGGCAGCATCGCGGCGCCGGGGCCAGAACACATGGCCGAGGTGGCGGAGGGCCTTTACAACAGCGGCAAGGCGTTCCTGTGGGTCGTGAGGGCCTTGGAGACCTCGAAGATCCCCGAGGGGTTCGCCGACAGGGCCGGCGAGAGGGGCCTCATCGTGCCGTGGACGGCGCAGCTGGAGGTGCTGGCGCATCCGGCCGTCGGGTGCTTCGTGACGCACTGCGGCTGGAACTCCACGACGGAGGCGCTGGGCGCCGGCGTGCCGATGGTGGGAATGCCGCAGTGGTCGGACCAGCCGACGAATGTGAAATACATCGAGGACGTGTGGCGCGTCGGCCTGCATGCGCGGCAGGACGACGGCGGGGTGGTGAGGAGGGAGGAGGTGGAAAGGTGCGTGAGGACGGTGATGGAGGGAGAGAGGAGCGAGGAGTACACGCGGAATGCCCTCGATTGGAAGAAGAAGGCCAGGAGCGCCATGGGTGAAGGTGGCAGCTCCGACAGAAACATCGCAGAGTTTCTTCGTGAACTCAGGTCAAGAAAATCCGAGCAATCAAGCCTGCCGAAACATCTCTAG